In one window of Candidatus Scalindua sp. DNA:
- a CDS encoding ABC-ATPase domain-containing protein, with protein MSIMRMDDELIKKVLTMEGKPYPAYKTIKGGYQFMDYELWLDHIQGDPFAIPSRVRVRIPITAAKFPDDTYNTRQRSIALCDFLARSFCQAIRKHNNQREGSGKSGIIEMDLPGQEILTRSSLIIKDRCIEARFLVGLPAYGRRIAGKAAAYIFSKVITRIVHDSLYYQRLEKERLYQHIETVEDAEFIRNSLTNRGLIGFVADNAVLPRASGIDSRPLSSKSLVLFKSCESLKVDFELPNHGTIRGMGIPCGVTLIVGGGYHGKSTLLHALEHGVYNHIPGDGREFVITNADAVKIRAEDGRSIQNLNINPFISNLPFNQETRFFSTANASGSTSQAANILEAFEVGASTLLLDEDTLATNFMIRDERMRALIAKDKEPITPFIEHVRGLYEKKGISTVLVMGGSGDYFPVADLVIAMIEYRPHDLTLESRQIVKKYPLSADHDVNPISEIHRIPLPDSMNASKGKKQIYIRPEGRTLLHFGEQQVQVGAVEQLLHPSQLRAIGYAIHYARHYIDGRRSIREICTLVMEDIRKEGLDCLTKPDLRGDLALFRYHELAATLNRFRVLKVKQRGETGCKTSDSGG; from the coding sequence GGAGGGGAAGCCGTACCCTGCTTATAAAACCATTAAAGGCGGGTATCAGTTTATGGATTACGAACTGTGGCTTGATCACATACAAGGAGACCCATTTGCAATCCCCAGCAGGGTAAGGGTGAGGATTCCGATAACCGCAGCCAAATTTCCTGATGACACCTATAACACCCGACAGAGGAGTATTGCATTATGTGATTTCCTGGCCAGGAGTTTTTGTCAAGCAATAAGAAAGCATAATAATCAAAGAGAAGGTTCAGGGAAGAGTGGTATTATCGAGATGGATCTGCCGGGGCAGGAGATCCTAACACGTTCATCACTGATAATAAAAGATAGATGCATTGAGGCCCGCTTTCTGGTTGGCCTCCCTGCGTATGGTCGCAGGATTGCTGGTAAAGCAGCTGCATATATATTTTCGAAGGTTATCACTCGAATCGTTCATGATTCATTATATTACCAGAGATTGGAAAAAGAGAGGCTCTATCAGCATATTGAGACCGTTGAGGATGCTGAGTTTATCAGAAACAGCCTGACAAACAGAGGTTTGATCGGATTTGTGGCTGATAATGCCGTCCTTCCTCGGGCGAGTGGAATTGACTCACGACCATTAAGTTCAAAAAGCCTCGTTCTCTTTAAGAGTTGTGAATCTCTGAAAGTTGACTTTGAATTGCCTAACCATGGAACGATAAGAGGCATGGGAATTCCCTGTGGAGTAACACTGATAGTCGGTGGTGGATATCACGGTAAATCTACCTTGCTGCATGCATTGGAACACGGGGTCTATAACCACATTCCTGGTGATGGTCGAGAGTTTGTGATTACGAATGCTGATGCCGTCAAGATCAGGGCAGAGGATGGGCGCAGCATACAAAACTTGAATATAAACCCCTTTATCTCTAATCTGCCGTTTAATCAGGAAACCAGGTTTTTCTCAACTGCAAATGCCAGCGGAAGTACGTCTCAAGCAGCAAATATCCTGGAGGCATTTGAGGTTGGTGCAAGCACCCTTCTCCTGGATGAAGATACACTTGCAACAAATTTTATGATCCGCGATGAACGGATGAGGGCCCTCATTGCCAAAGACAAGGAGCCAATAACACCTTTCATTGAGCATGTGAGAGGGCTCTATGAAAAAAAGGGGATTTCGACGGTGCTCGTAATGGGAGGAAGTGGTGACTACTTTCCTGTGGCGGATCTGGTAATTGCCATGATAGAGTATCGTCCACATGATTTAACTTTGGAGTCTCGTCAAATAGTGAAAAAGTACCCGCTTTCAGCTGATCATGATGTTAACCCTATTTCAGAAATTCACCGTATTCCTCTGCCAGACAGTATGAATGCCTCGAAGGGAAAAAAACAGATTTATATCAGACCTGAAGGGCGTACGCTGCTCCATTTTGGTGAACAGCAGGTTCAGGTGGGTGCAGTGGAACAGCTTCTACATCCCAGCCAGTTGCGGGCAATCGGTTATGCCATCCATTATGCCCGTCATTATATCGACGGCCGACGAAGTATACGGGAGATCTGCACATTAGTAATGGAAGATATACGTAAAGAAGGTTTGGATTGTCTCACGAAACCTGATTTAAGAGGTGATCTGGCTCTGTTCAGGTACCATGAATTGGCTGCAACGCTGAATCGCTTTCGAGTATTAAAGGTTAAGCAAAGGGGAGAAACAGGCTGTAAAACAAGTGATAGCGGTGGTTGA